A section of the Veillonella criceti genome encodes:
- a CDS encoding nitroreductase family protein, whose protein sequence is MKTLEVAEKRRTYYNINKELPVKAEEVVDLVEKATELTPDSFNMKSSRVVVALGAQHDALWDTIYDVFEGKVAREKIDSFKAGYGTILYFVDQPTVESLQDQFPMYAERFPHWAAQSAGMLQITIWEGLRELGVGASLQHYNPVINEAVQKLFDLPSNWVLDAQMPFGGIVAEPDAKEKEDISQRVVIKK, encoded by the coding sequence ATGAAAACATTAGAAGTAGCAGAAAAACGTCGTACCTATTACAATATTAACAAAGAGTTACCGGTGAAAGCAGAAGAAGTTGTGGATTTGGTGGAAAAAGCCACTGAACTAACACCTGATTCTTTTAATATGAAAAGTTCTCGCGTAGTGGTTGCACTTGGTGCGCAACATGATGCCCTATGGGATACTATTTATGATGTATTTGAAGGCAAGGTAGCTCGTGAAAAAATTGATAGCTTTAAAGCTGGCTATGGGACTATTTTATATTTTGTAGATCAACCCACTGTAGAAAGTTTGCAAGATCAGTTCCCAATGTATGCTGAACGTTTTCCTCATTGGGCGGCTCAGTCAGCTGGTATGCTTCAGATTACCATTTGGGAAGGATTACGTGAATTAGGGGTTGGTGCTTCTTTACAGCATTATAATCCAGTGATTAATGAAGCGGTACAGAAATTATTTGATTTGCCTAGCAATTGGGTGTTAGATGCTCAAATGCCATTTGGTGGTATTGTGGCAGAACCAGATGCGAAAGAAAAAGAAGATATTAGTCAACGTGTAGTGATTAAAAAATAA
- a CDS encoding WecB/TagA/CpsF family glycosyltransferase, giving the protein MRNQLSILNVPVDVITMNEAIQRVQDLYSEPGLHTVVTVNAEMVMRARHDKELHDILKQADLAVPDGAGVLWAAEQLGQHIPERVAGCDLAVALLQKAAQHKTPVYFLGAGPGVAEQAVKNMEAKVGPLEVVGIHSGFFDDQEEKNIIQAIEAGQTKLVLVALGVPKQEKWITEKLSHLDGVVAIGVGGSFDVMAGTVKRAPEWMQRNRLEWLYRLLNQPQRLGRMMALPKFMWAVKQAKK; this is encoded by the coding sequence TTGCGTAATCAATTGAGCATTCTTAATGTGCCGGTTGATGTTATAACCATGAATGAAGCAATTCAGCGTGTACAGGATTTATATTCTGAGCCGGGGCTACATACTGTAGTCACGGTTAACGCTGAAATGGTTATGCGAGCCCGACATGATAAAGAGTTGCACGACATTTTAAAACAAGCAGATTTAGCCGTTCCAGATGGAGCGGGGGTATTATGGGCTGCCGAGCAATTAGGGCAGCACATTCCGGAACGTGTAGCTGGTTGTGATTTAGCGGTTGCTTTATTACAAAAAGCGGCACAACATAAAACGCCTGTGTATTTTTTAGGGGCTGGGCCAGGTGTAGCTGAGCAAGCCGTAAAAAATATGGAGGCTAAGGTAGGTCCATTAGAAGTAGTCGGTATCCATTCCGGCTTTTTTGATGACCAAGAGGAAAAAAATATTATTCAGGCGATTGAAGCTGGTCAAACTAAACTTGTATTAGTTGCTTTAGGCGTACCTAAACAAGAAAAGTGGATTACTGAAAAACTATCTCATTTAGATGGTGTTGTAGCCATTGGTGTAGGTGGTTCTTTTGACGTTATGGCAGGGACGGTAAAACGGGCTCCTGAGTGGATGCAACGGAATCGATTGGAATGGTTATATCGATTGTTGAATCAGCCACAGCGTCTTGGTCGTATGATGGCATTGCCTAAATTTATGTGGGCAGTGAAACAAGCAAAAAAATAG
- the pssA gene encoding CDP-diacylglycerol--serine O-phosphatidyltransferase — protein sequence MDKSIFPNMFTAANLSFGVVGITMAANGEFTLAAICVLLSLLADGCDGRVARALGVSGPMGRELDSLADVVGFGVAPAYMLYMYQLSHTGWLGYVPLLAFSVLGAFRLARFNIMTDEVHGYFLGLPIPAAGCMAATYVLSGIRVPEWLLMILMVIVGYLMVSRVHHPDFKGKGADPVNTLALAIVALLGIIALVLDWHSWPVLIFALYAVFGICNTIINLVKR from the coding sequence ATGGATAAATCAATTTTTCCAAATATGTTTACGGCTGCTAATTTATCCTTTGGCGTCGTAGGCATTACTATGGCAGCTAACGGTGAATTTACATTAGCAGCTATTTGTGTGTTGTTATCGTTATTAGCTGATGGTTGTGATGGTCGTGTAGCCCGTGCGCTTGGCGTATCAGGGCCAATGGGACGTGAATTAGACTCCTTAGCTGATGTAGTCGGCTTTGGTGTAGCACCAGCTTATATGCTCTATATGTATCAATTGAGCCATACGGGTTGGTTAGGTTATGTACCTTTATTAGCTTTTTCTGTATTAGGTGCCTTCCGATTAGCTCGTTTCAATATCATGACTGATGAAGTGCATGGATATTTCTTAGGATTACCAATACCAGCAGCGGGTTGCATGGCGGCTACTTATGTATTGTCTGGTATTCGTGTACCAGAGTGGTTGTTGATGATCCTAATGGTGATTGTAGGCTATTTGATGGTAAGCCGCGTGCATCATCCAGATTTTAAAGGTAAAGGTGCGGATCCAGTGAATACGTTAGCTTTGGCTATTGTAGCTCTATTAGGGATTATTGCGCTAGTTCTTGATTGGCATAGTTGGCCTGTGCTTATCTTTGCTTTATATGCTGTATTTGGTATTTGTAATACGATTATTAATCTTGTAAAACGGTGA
- the surE gene encoding 5'/3'-nucleotidase SurE gives MHILLTNDDGVWAKGILDLGAELAKHHRVTVIAPEVEQSAKSHAITIQMPVRLRRFSEDSDNPRRFAVTGTPTDCMKFALSHFLKNDMPDLVISGVNNGFNLGSDALYSGTVSAAMEALFYNVPALAVSVERYSPARSAEIMPFIREFVETVFAKQQYRGLLNMNFAKEGPVGWSNCEILDQGLQQYYDIIDPREDRKGRKYYWIGGKLGFEPEATPTDVASVKNGKITVVALTWKQQDNAGTAQMRDILGEVKSK, from the coding sequence ATGCATATTTTATTAACAAATGATGACGGTGTATGGGCTAAGGGAATATTAGATTTGGGTGCAGAACTGGCTAAACATCATCGAGTAACAGTGATTGCACCTGAAGTTGAGCAAAGTGCTAAATCGCATGCAATTACGATTCAGATGCCTGTACGTTTACGACGTTTTTCAGAAGATAGTGACAATCCTAGACGCTTTGCAGTAACAGGGACACCGACTGATTGTATGAAATTTGCTTTGTCTCATTTTTTGAAGAATGATATGCCTGATTTAGTAATTTCTGGTGTTAATAATGGCTTTAATTTAGGCTCTGATGCTTTATATTCTGGTACTGTGAGTGCTGCTATGGAAGCTCTGTTCTATAATGTACCAGCCTTAGCTGTATCGGTAGAACGATATAGTCCGGCTCGTAGTGCTGAAATTATGCCATTTATTCGTGAGTTTGTTGAAACCGTATTTGCAAAACAACAATATCGTGGTTTGTTAAATATGAATTTTGCTAAAGAGGGGCCCGTAGGTTGGTCCAATTGCGAAATTTTAGACCAAGGGTTACAACAATACTATGATATTATTGATCCTCGTGAAGATAGAAAAGGGCGTAAATATTATTGGATTGGTGGTAAATTGGGGTTTGAACCAGAAGCAACGCCAACAGATGTAGCATCTGTAAAAAATGGTAAAATTACGGTAGTTGCCTTGACGTGGAAACAACAAGATAATGCTGGAACGGCACAAATGCGAGATATTCTTGGTGAAGTTAAAAGTAAATAA
- a CDS encoding TerC family protein translates to MELFTAAGLMAIAKIIVIDILLAGDNAIVIGMAAKNLQDKHRKQAIFWGTFGAIALRLIMAFLFIEAINNIPGLRLVGGILLLWIGYKLMANSESSHNIEAKSNLRDAIITIVIADGIMGIDNVIGVVGAAEGHMGLVLAGILITVPIIIWGSTLFVKLIDKYPAILFFGGGILGWIGGEMIHSDKYVFDYIDPITLPFKIGCIVLVVGAALIQRKLTANKSTQE, encoded by the coding sequence TTGGAACTGTTTACAGCTGCAGGTTTAATGGCTATTGCAAAGATTATTGTTATTGATATTCTATTAGCCGGTGATAATGCGATTGTTATTGGTATGGCAGCCAAAAATTTACAGGATAAACATCGTAAACAAGCGATTTTCTGGGGGACTTTTGGTGCCATTGCATTGCGTTTGATTATGGCGTTCCTATTTATTGAGGCGATTAATAATATACCAGGTTTACGTTTAGTAGGCGGTATTTTATTGCTTTGGATTGGTTATAAATTAATGGCTAATTCAGAGTCATCCCATAATATTGAAGCTAAAAGTAATTTACGAGATGCTATTATTACGATTGTCATTGCCGATGGTATCATGGGGATTGATAATGTAATTGGTGTTGTCGGTGCTGCTGAAGGTCATATGGGCCTAGTATTGGCAGGGATTTTAATTACGGTGCCAATTATTATTTGGGGTAGTACTTTATTTGTGAAATTAATTGACAAATATCCAGCTATTCTATTCTTTGGTGGTGGTATTTTAGGTTGGATTGGTGGCGAAATGATCCACTCTGATAAGTATGTATTTGATTACATTGATCCAATTACCTTGCCATTTAAAATTGGATGTATTGTGCTAGTTGTTGGTGCGGCTTTAATTCAGCGAAAGTTGACGGCTAATAAATCTACACAGGAATAA
- a CDS encoding glycosyltransferase family 2 protein, whose amino-acid sequence MDYILDLIMIPLQVIIVFYTIYYFILAVSGMWRRKEKKNYTPKNSFAIIICAHNEEAVVGQLVENLKILDYPNELYDIFVVADNCTDQTARIAREAGAMVHERENLEEVGKGYAMGWMFNRIYEMERKYDAFVIFDADNLVHPNFLLEMNHHLELGEPVIQGYLNAKNPTDTWVAGTFAIAFWQVNHMWHLAKYNLGLSTALGGTGMCIRTDIIKNYGWDCNCLTEDMEFSMKLLIHGIKTTWAHDAIVYDEKPLGFMQSWRQRKRWAQGHFDCGERYIPKLFVEGIKQGNFRILDGIIQISQPYFLLVSTFYLIMTYINAYVPIYTNIIYQILPVTVWTIIGIGQYLFPLIVLASIKVPPKVWLYYLVYPLFMYSWVPVTFLGYLNRHDKVWAHTEHTRGVALGEVKLTRMGNADKKIKK is encoded by the coding sequence ATGGATTATATTCTTGACCTTATCATGATTCCCTTACAGGTAATTATTGTGTTTTACACGATTTATTACTTTATTTTAGCAGTTTCGGGAATGTGGCGAAGGAAAGAAAAAAAGAATTATACGCCTAAGAACTCATTTGCCATTATTATATGTGCTCACAATGAAGAAGCCGTTGTAGGCCAGCTAGTGGAGAATTTAAAAATTTTAGATTATCCTAATGAGCTATATGATATTTTTGTAGTAGCTGATAATTGTACAGATCAAACAGCACGGATTGCTCGTGAAGCTGGTGCTATGGTTCATGAGCGTGAGAACCTTGAAGAAGTGGGTAAAGGCTATGCCATGGGATGGATGTTTAATCGCATTTATGAAATGGAACGCAAGTATGATGCCTTTGTAATTTTTGATGCCGATAATTTAGTACATCCTAATTTCTTGTTGGAAATGAATCATCACTTAGAGTTAGGCGAACCTGTAATTCAAGGATATTTAAATGCTAAAAATCCAACAGATACATGGGTAGCTGGTACATTTGCTATTGCTTTTTGGCAGGTCAATCATATGTGGCATTTAGCGAAATATAATCTAGGATTATCAACCGCGCTAGGTGGTACTGGTATGTGTATCCGCACAGATATTATTAAAAATTACGGTTGGGATTGTAATTGTTTAACGGAAGATATGGAATTTTCCATGAAGTTACTAATCCATGGTATTAAAACAACCTGGGCTCACGATGCTATTGTATATGATGAAAAACCGCTAGGTTTTATGCAATCGTGGCGTCAGCGAAAACGTTGGGCTCAAGGTCATTTTGATTGTGGTGAACGCTATATTCCTAAACTTTTCGTAGAAGGCATTAAGCAAGGTAACTTCCGTATTTTAGATGGGATTATTCAAATTAGTCAGCCATACTTTTTATTAGTATCTACATTTTATTTGATTATGACCTATATTAATGCATATGTGCCGATATATACGAATATTATTTATCAAATATTACCAGTTACTGTATGGACAATTATAGGGATAGGTCAGTATTTATTCCCCTTAATTGTATTGGCCAGCATTAAAGTGCCACCAAAAGTTTGGTTATATTATTTGGTATATCCATTATTTATGTATAGTTGGGTGCCGGTTACTTTTTTAGGCTATTTAAATCGTCACGATAAAGTATGGGCGCATACTGAACATACTCGTGGGGTTGCTTTAGGCGAAGTTAAATTGACCCGCATGGGGAACGCGGATAAAAAAATAAAAAAATAA
- a CDS encoding MATE family efflux transporter — MHPTFKLFEKMQLFIRLALPIILTQFSLIAGSFVSILLTGQYSTVDLAGISVGYNIWVASFFGVMGILLGISPIIAQLLGANKKENIPTIIAHGLYLAIALGLLLIVLGIITLQPILSLINLEPATRAITNQYMIAIAFGMVPLMGSSVLRNTVDCHGYTHYSMYIMMSSFVLNVILNYGLILGHFGFPALGGLGAGIATAICSWYNFLAYFFILLYNKAFKPYRIFRWWPKFQFPYIIEQLKLGIPIGIAIFCEMSLFSVVGLIMAYYGTQIIAAHQAAISFTNLFYCFPLSLSIASTIAVGYEVGAKRYKDAKQYAYIARGLALIIAGLICMYSFTHLLEIASFYTNDPHMIQLISSFLSYAVFFTVIDAFGTPLQGVLRGYKDVRIISLIALICYWGLSLPIAAFFTLVMDYGPYGIWMGLLGGVACSAVAYTVRVWFIQYKRYDKIM, encoded by the coding sequence ATGCACCCAACCTTTAAACTTTTTGAAAAAATGCAATTATTTATTCGATTAGCATTACCAATTATCCTTACCCAATTTTCTCTAATTGCAGGTTCTTTCGTATCCATTTTATTAACCGGTCAATATAGTACTGTAGACCTTGCGGGTATCTCAGTAGGCTATAATATTTGGGTTGCCTCTTTCTTTGGTGTCATGGGCATATTACTTGGCATTTCTCCTATTATTGCTCAATTGTTAGGCGCCAATAAAAAGGAAAATATTCCTACCATTATCGCCCATGGTCTATATCTTGCAATAGCGTTAGGGCTATTACTTATAGTACTTGGAATCATTACATTGCAGCCTATTTTATCGTTAATTAATCTAGAACCAGCAACAAGGGCGATTACCAACCAGTATATGATTGCGATTGCCTTTGGTATGGTCCCGCTTATGGGAAGTAGTGTTCTGCGCAATACTGTAGATTGTCATGGTTATACCCATTACTCTATGTATATTATGATGTCTAGTTTTGTATTAAATGTGATTTTAAACTATGGCTTAATTCTTGGTCATTTTGGTTTTCCTGCACTTGGCGGTCTTGGTGCTGGTATTGCCACTGCCATTTGCTCTTGGTATAACTTTTTGGCTTACTTTTTCATTTTACTATATAACAAAGCCTTTAAGCCTTATCGTATTTTTCGTTGGTGGCCAAAATTCCAATTTCCCTATATTATTGAACAGCTAAAATTAGGGATTCCCATTGGTATTGCCATATTCTGTGAAATGAGTTTATTTAGTGTCGTAGGCTTAATCATGGCCTATTATGGCACACAAATTATAGCTGCTCACCAAGCAGCTATTAGTTTTACCAATTTATTTTATTGTTTCCCACTTAGTCTAAGCATTGCCTCTACCATTGCTGTTGGTTACGAAGTCGGCGCTAAACGCTATAAAGATGCAAAGCAATATGCTTATATCGCCCGTGGTCTAGCCCTCATTATTGCTGGACTTATTTGTATGTATAGCTTTACTCACTTACTAGAAATTGCCAGTTTTTATACCAATGATCCACATATGATTCAATTAATCAGTAGCTTCTTGTCCTATGCAGTCTTCTTCACCGTAATTGATGCTTTTGGCACACCACTACAAGGTGTTCTACGGGGCTATAAGGATGTACGTATTATTTCTCTAATTGCCCTGATTTGCTATTGGGGCCTTAGCTTGCCAATTGCTGCGTTCTTCACCCTTGTCATGGACTACGGACCTTATGGCATTTGGATGGGCCTCTTAGGTGGTGTGGCTTGTTCAGCAGTAGCGTATACAGTGCGTGTCTGGTTTATTCAATACAAAAGATATGATAAAATAATGTAA
- a CDS encoding phosphatidylserine decarboxylase family protein, translating into MPTGFIVKDGYPFIGVTFLIAILVGYFLSPYVAIIPFILACFFTFFFRNPKREIPTDPDVLVSPADGKVMEVSEVYEDLFLNTECKKVTIFLSVFDVHVNRAPMEGKITFRQYTCGGFLPAYKKTVGYENERHSIGIDNGRIEILVTQIAGLLARRIVSWTDLGHTLAKGQLYGMIKFGSCTEIFVPKSVDICVKKGDYVRGGESIIGRLPNNG; encoded by the coding sequence ATGCCCACAGGGTTTATTGTTAAAGATGGGTATCCTTTCATTGGGGTAACCTTTCTGATAGCTATTTTAGTGGGATATTTTTTATCTCCGTATGTGGCGATTATACCCTTTATACTCGCTTGCTTTTTTACGTTCTTTTTTAGAAATCCCAAACGTGAAATTCCGACAGATCCTGATGTATTGGTATCACCAGCGGATGGAAAAGTTATGGAAGTAAGTGAAGTATATGAAGATTTATTCTTAAATACTGAATGTAAAAAGGTAACGATTTTCTTATCTGTTTTTGACGTGCATGTAAATCGAGCACCTATGGAAGGGAAAATTACGTTCCGACAATATACATGTGGCGGATTTTTACCAGCTTACAAGAAGACCGTAGGCTATGAAAATGAACGCCATTCCATTGGTATTGACAATGGACGCATTGAAATTTTAGTTACACAAATTGCAGGATTATTAGCCCGTCGTATTGTATCGTGGACTGATTTAGGACATACGTTGGCAAAAGGTCAACTATATGGGATGATAAAATTTGGGTCTTGTACTGAAATTTTTGTGCCTAAGTCAGTCGATATTTGTGTTAAAAAAGGCGATTATGTACGTGGTGGGGAATCAATTATTGGGAGGCTGCCAAATAATGGATAA
- a CDS encoding 4-oxalocrotonate tautomerase, whose amino-acid sequence MPIIHVELVEGRTFEQKKELGEVITKATVDIIKVPKEAVKVIFTDMKKDNFMEAGVMRSEK is encoded by the coding sequence ATGCCAATTATTCATGTGGAGCTAGTTGAAGGTCGTACCTTTGAACAGAAAAAAGAATTAGGCGAAGTAATCACTAAAGCAACAGTAGACATTATTAAAGTACCTAAAGAAGCGGTAAAAGTTATTTTTACAGATATGAAAAAAGATAATTTTATGGAAGCCGGCGTAATGCGCTCTGAGAAATAA
- a CDS encoding MmcQ/YjbR family DNA-binding protein, translating to MYYNEIFNTHIFNTSKALEYGFKKVGTSYRLTKELGHDTLEAEFEITNKSFKVTIYEEPEHIEYELFNVPSSEGAFIGKLRADVDKLIKEVIAHSFDSFNRRKELLTYVYEQYQTIPEEPWDKFASYCTLKTNHTKKWYGLFMNIPYKYLVKDRDGYIDVLNVKVLPETVADLVDYVHIFPAYHMNKKHWITIVLDQTVNIELVKTLLQNSYHLVEK from the coding sequence ATGTATTATAATGAAATCTTTAATACACATATTTTTAATACTTCAAAAGCGTTAGAATATGGATTTAAAAAAGTTGGAACAAGTTATCGATTAACTAAAGAGTTAGGCCATGACACGCTAGAGGCTGAATTTGAGATAACTAATAAAAGTTTTAAAGTGACTATTTATGAGGAGCCAGAGCATATAGAATATGAATTATTTAATGTGCCAAGTAGTGAAGGCGCTTTTATTGGTAAATTAAGGGCTGATGTTGATAAACTAATCAAAGAGGTTATAGCTCATAGCTTTGATTCGTTTAATCGACGTAAAGAATTATTAACATATGTGTATGAGCAATATCAGACGATTCCCGAAGAACCATGGGATAAATTTGCTTCTTATTGCACCCTCAAAACAAATCACACTAAGAAATGGTATGGTTTATTTATGAATATTCCTTATAAATATTTAGTGAAGGATAGAGATGGTTATATTGATGTGTTAAATGTTAAAGTACTTCCTGAAACTGTTGCCGATTTAGTTGATTATGTGCATATATTTCCTGCGTATCACATGAATAAAAAACATTGGATTACCATTGTTCTTGATCAAACCGTTAATATTGAATTAGTTAAAACGCTATTACAAAATAGTTATCATTTAGTCGAGAAATAG
- the guaB gene encoding IMP dehydrogenase: protein MREDKFGLRGLTFDDVLLVPAASDVLPNQVELTTNLTRDIKLNIPMISSGMDTVTESRMAIAMAREGGMGVIHKNMSIEEQAHEVDKVKRSEHGIIVDPIYLSPQNLLSDAEELMRKYAISGVPITENGKLVGIITNRDMRFENELNRPIGEVMTKENLVTAPVGTSLEDAKAILRKHRIEKLPLVDEAGNLKGLITIKDIEKATKYPNSAKDASGRLLVGAAVGVSKDLYDRMDALVAAKVDVIIVDTAHGHSAGVLRTLKELKAANPHIPVIAGNVATAAGTEALIEAGADAVKVGIGPGSICTTRVIAGIGVPQITAVYECAAVGHRYNIPIIADGGIKYSGDIAKAIAAGANVVMMGNILAGTDESPGETVIYQGRSYKVYRGMGSLGAMKLGSKDRYFQTEAKKLVPEGIEGRVPYKGMLADTIFQMVGGLRASMGYCGCHNIQEMINDTQFIQITAAGLKESHPHDVSITVEAPNYSG, encoded by the coding sequence ATGAGAGAAGATAAGTTTGGGTTACGTGGGTTAACATTTGATGATGTATTGTTAGTGCCAGCGGCATCAGATGTGTTGCCTAATCAAGTAGAGTTGACTACGAACCTAACTCGTGATATTAAGCTCAATATTCCAATGATTAGTTCCGGTATGGATACGGTTACCGAGTCACGTATGGCGATTGCTATGGCCCGTGAAGGTGGTATGGGTGTTATTCACAAAAATATGTCCATTGAAGAACAGGCTCATGAGGTGGATAAAGTAAAACGTTCCGAACATGGTATCATCGTTGATCCAATTTATTTAAGTCCTCAAAACTTATTGTCGGATGCAGAAGAGTTAATGCGCAAGTATGCTATTTCAGGTGTACCTATTACAGAAAATGGTAAATTAGTAGGTATTATTACTAACCGTGATATGCGTTTTGAAAATGAATTAAATCGTCCTATTGGCGAAGTAATGACAAAAGAAAATCTTGTGACAGCGCCTGTAGGAACATCGTTAGAAGATGCAAAAGCAATCTTGCGTAAACATCGAATTGAAAAATTACCATTAGTTGATGAGGCCGGTAATTTAAAAGGCTTAATTACAATTAAAGATATTGAAAAGGCTACAAAATATCCTAACTCAGCTAAAGATGCAAGTGGTCGCTTGCTTGTTGGGGCTGCCGTTGGGGTAAGCAAAGACTTGTATGACCGTATGGATGCATTAGTAGCTGCCAAAGTTGACGTAATCATTGTCGATACAGCCCATGGACATTCTGCCGGTGTATTACGTACATTAAAGGAATTAAAAGCAGCGAATCCACATATTCCAGTCATTGCAGGTAATGTGGCGACGGCAGCTGGCACGGAGGCTTTGATTGAAGCTGGTGCTGATGCGGTTAAAGTAGGGATTGGGCCTGGTTCTATTTGTACGACTCGTGTTATTGCTGGGATTGGTGTACCACAGATTACTGCTGTTTATGAATGTGCAGCAGTAGGTCATCGCTATAACATTCCAATTATTGCTGATGGTGGGATTAAATACTCTGGCGATATTGCTAAAGCGATTGCTGCTGGTGCGAATGTTGTTATGATGGGGAATATTTTAGCTGGTACTGATGAAAGTCCTGGTGAAACGGTTATTTACCAAGGTCGTAGCTACAAAGTATACCGTGGTATGGGAAGCTTAGGGGCTATGAAATTAGGGAGTAAAGATCGTTACTTCCAGACTGAAGCTAAAAAGCTTGTTCCAGAAGGCATTGAAGGCCGTGTACCTTATAAAGGTATGTTAGCTGATACTATCTTCCAAATGGTAGGTGGTCTACGAGCAAGCATGGGATATTGTGGTTGCCATAATATTCAAGAAATGATTAATGATACTCAGTTTATCCAAATTACTGCTGCTGGGCTTAAGGAAAGTCATCCACATGATGTAAGTATTACCGTGGAAGCGCCTAACTATAGCGGCTGA